The following coding sequences lie in one Syngnathus scovelli strain Florida chromosome 1, RoL_Ssco_1.2, whole genome shotgun sequence genomic window:
- the npy7r gene encoding neuropeptide Y receptor Y7, translating into MSPPGTSNSTGEWEPDETDMWILPNGSMDLNHHGFHTDITKHIWVQITLITAYSLIILLGLLGNALVIYMIIRYRNMRTVTNFFIANLALADLLVDTLCLPFTLVYTLLDEWKFGAVLCHMVPFAQALSVHVSILTLTVIALERYRCIVFYLGQRLTWHSSFLIMAFTWTISAVLAAPLAIFREYRYEEIPSINLHFAVCSEKWPHGTSRDGVIYSLSMLLLQYIIPLAIISYAYICIWVKLKNHISPCTRNDAIARRKKTTKMLALVVVVFAICWLPFHVFQLASDLDLVLMFKEYKLIYTVFHIVAMCSTFANPLLYGWMNKNYRNGFLMVFRCEDKPDSFHPEGSFRTRSMRRLTLNGRNGGHPPTAV; encoded by the coding sequence ATGAGCCCCCCAGGCACATCCAACAGCACAGGAGAATGGGAGCCTGATGAAACGGACATGTGGATTCTTCCCAACGGCAGCATGGATTTAAACCATCATGGTTTCCACACAGACATAACCAAGCACATCTGGGTGCAGATCACCCTCATCACGGCTTATTCCCTCATCATCCTGCTGGGGCTTCTCGGGAACGCGCTGGTCATCTACATGATCATCCGCTACAGGAATATGCGAACAGTCACCAACTTCTTCATTGCCAACTTGGCCCTTGCAGACTTGCTGGTGGACACGCTGTGTCTTCCTTTCACGCTGGTGTACACCCTGCTGGACGAGTGGAAGTTCGGCGCCGTGCTGTGCCACATGGTGCCCTTCGCCCAGGCCTTGAGCGTGCACGTGTCCATCCTGACCCTGACCGTCATCGCCTTGGAGCGTTACCGTTGCATCGTCTTCTACCTGGGCCAACGCCTCACGTGGCACTCCAGCTTCCTCATCATGGCTTTCACTTGGACTATCTCGGCCGTCCTGGCGGCACCCTTGGCCATCTTCAGAGAGTACCGCTACGAAGAGATCCCCTCCATTAATCTGCACTTTGCCGTGTGCTCCGAGAAGTGGCCTCACGGGACCAGCAGGGACGGCGTCATCTATAGCCTCTCCATGCTGCTCCTACAGTACATTATCCCTCTAGCAATCATCAGCTATGCTTATATTTGCATCTGGGTCAAGCTGAAGAATCACATCAGCCCGTGTACTCGCAATGATGCCATCGCGCGCCGCAAAAAGACCACCAAGATGTTAGCGCTGGTGGTGGTTGTGTTTGCCATCTGCTGGCTGCCCTTCCATGTCTTTCAGCTGGCCAGCGATCTGGACCTGGTTCTCATGTTCAAGGAGTATAAACTGATATACACCGTGTTCCATATTGTGGCTATGTGTTCCACCTTTGCTAACCCGCTCCTCTACGGCTGGATGAATAAAAACTACCGGAATGGATTCTTAATGGTCTTCCGCTGTGAGGATAAGCCAGATTCTTTCCACCCCGAGGGCTCCTTCAGGACTCGCTCTATGAGGCGGCTGACACTCAACGGCCGTAACGGCGGACATCCGCCGACTGCCGTGTGA